From Phacochoerus africanus isolate WHEZ1 chromosome 13, ROS_Pafr_v1, whole genome shotgun sequence, a single genomic window includes:
- the LOC125113371 gene encoding uncharacterized protein LOC125113371, which produces MGVKYLLLSQETLLGIGQTNHLILLTALLTHDGNAINRTEAEFSRPMMMKGFFPDHVLLPTGHLAEVKKLPDGRAGGDSVTGRDLPRARRPNLRGAADGFGHALRLHGGRPPTSAAWCTGSGRRDLELGLLEPGRPMWAENGPHPCAHPAWPHTLRPLGAGEPVIPQAGLSPRNPSGESWALNVEATSWHRPASPPPFSGSPVSPHFPPGDALVFRRSPTRSL; this is translated from the exons ATGGGAGTCAAGTACTTGCTGCTTTCTCAAGAGACACTGCTGGGTATTGGTCAAACCAATCATTTGATTTTGTTGACAGCTTTATTGACGCACGATGGAAATGCCATAAACCGCACAG AAGCAGAATTCTCCAGGCCTATGATGATGAAGGGCTTTTTTCCTGACCATGTTTTGCTCCCCACTG GACACTTGGCTGAAGTGAAGAAGCTCCCTGATGGGCGTGCGGGAGGTGACAGCGTGACGGGGAGGGACTTGCCACGGGCACGCCGGCCAAATCTCCGAG GTGCCGCAGATGGATTTGGTCACGCTCTTAGACTCCACGGTGGGCGGCCACCCACCTCTGCTGCCTGGTGCACCGGCTCAGGGCGCCGGGACCTCGAGCTGGGCCTCCTGGAGCCGGGCAGGCCGATGTGGGCTGAGAATGGCCCTCACCCATGCGCACACCCAGCCTGGCCCCATACCCTGAGACCCCTCGGGGCAGGAGAGCCTGTGATCCCCCAGGCCGGCCTGTCTCCCCGGAATCCGTCAGGAGAGTCTTGGGCCTTAAATGTGGAGGCAACTTCATGGCACAGGCCGGCGTCGCCCCCTCCATTCTCAGGCAGCCCCGTGTCCCCACACTTCCCTCCGGGGGATGCTCTGGTGTTTCGTCGCTCCCCCACCCGCAGCTTGTAA